ATTCGCGCTCGCTGATGACGCATCCCGCCTCGACCACGCATTCCGGCGTCGCGGAGCAAAAGCGGCTCGAGATGGGCGTGACCGAGGGGCTGATCCGGCTCAATGTCGGCCTTGAAGATGCGCAGGACGTGATCGAGGATATCGACCGGGCGCTGACTGCGGTGGGTTTGTGAGCGACGTCATGAAGGCACTGTTTCCCTATGCCGCGGAAACGCGCGGGGTGATCGTGCGCGTGTCGGTGAGCTTCTTGCCCGAACAATCCGAGCCCGATCGCGGGCGGTGGTTCTGGGCCTATCATATCCGGATCGAGAATGCCGGCGCGATGGCGGTGCAATTGCTCACGCGGCACTGGGTCATTACCGACGGACGCGGCGCGCGCCATTCGGTTGAGGGCGAGGGGGTGATCGGCGAACAACCGCTGATCGCGCCGGGCGACAGCTTCGATTACGTCTCGGGTTGCCCGCTCTCGACGCCAAGCGGCGCGATGCTCGGCAGCTACCATATGATGGGTGACGACGGCGCGGGCTTCGACGTCGAAATCCCCCGTTTTGCGTTGCTTGCGCCTGCGGTGGGGGCGTGAAACGAACGCATCTTCCGTTGAACGGGCTGCGCGTGCTCGATGCGGCCGCGCGGCATTTGAGCTTTACGCGCGCCGCCGATGAGCTCGCGGTGACCCCGGCCGCGGTCGGGCAGCAGATCCGCGCGCTGGAGGATACGCTGGGCGTCGTGCTGTTCCGGCGCACCACGAAGGGGCTGGAACTGACGCCTGAGGGCGAAAGCGGGCTCGCCGCGCTGCGCCAGGGGTTCTGGCAGTTCGAGGAAGCCGTCCGCGCGATGCAGGCGGGGCAAACGAGCAAGTCGCTCACGATCGCCGCGCCGCGCGATTTGACCGAGAAATGGCTGATGCCACGCCTTGCCGAGATTGCGCGCGGTGACGGCGAATTGCGCTTCGTGCTGATATCCGCCGACGAGACGATCGATTTCACCGAAGCCAATCTCGATCTCGCGATCCGCTGGGGTGACGGGCCGGGCGAGCATGAGGGCGAAGCGCTCGAATCCGCCGGAATGATTACGGTCGAGCGGCCGGGTGGTGGGGTCGATACGCGGATTTCCTGGCCGGGTTGCCTCAACGACGAAGCCGTATCGCTGGTGCGCGTCGGCGATGCCGGGCTGGCGCTTGATGCGGCCGCCGAAGGGCTGGGGCGCGCGACGGTGCCTGAACTGCTTGCCGCCAGCGATCTTGCGTCGGGGCGTGTGGTCGCAGTGGGCGAGGCCAAGCCGTACCGGCTCGGCTATTGGCTGGTCGCGCCGCTTCCGCAATGGCGTCAGAAGAAGGTCAAGGCGCTTGTCGCCGCGCTGACGGCATGACGCCGCCATTGGAAAGCGCACGGCTCACGATGCGCGCGCAGCGGGCCGACGATGCCGAGGCGCTGCACGAGGCGTTTGGCGACGAAGCGACCATGCGGTGGTGGAGCAGCGCGCCACACGCCACTCTAGACGAAACGCGCACCTATCTCAGCACGCGCACGGATCAGCCCGGCCAGCGCGGCTGGGTGATGACGGTGAAGGGCACCGACCGCGCGATCGGCACCGTGTGGGCGGGGGAGCGGCGAGCCGGCGTCAGCGAGATCGGTTATATGCTCGTGCCCGGCGCGGCGCGGCAAGGCTATGCCCGCGAAGGCGTTTCGCGCTTGCTCGATCTGCTGTTCAGCGAGGAAGGCCATCGCCGCGTGTTCGCCGATACCGATCCAGACAATGCGTCATCGAACGCCTTGTTGACGCGCCTGGGTTTCACGCTCGAAGGGCGGTTGCGCGCCGAATGGGAGACGCATATCGGCGTGCGCGACACCTTGTTGTGGGGCCTGCTTGCCGAGGAATGGACCAGCCGATGACCGCCAGATTCAAGGCCGAACCGACCGCCAAGGCACCGCCGCCAGATCTCAACGATCCCGTGCAGCGTGCGGCGTATTCGCGCGAATTGAAGATGGTGGCACGGCCGATCCGTTACCTGGGTGTCGCGCTGGCGCTCGGGGCGGCGATCCTCGCGGCCTTGCGCGCGCGCTATTGGCCCGATCTGCCGATGATCCTGCCGCTGTTCCTGCTGGGCGTCGCGGCGCTGCATCTGTTCGCCGGGATCGTGATCCGCGCCAAATACCATCAGGCGCGGATGCGGGGATAGCGTGCGTTAAGAGGCCGCAGTGGGCGCTGGCGTCGTGCCTGGCGTTGTGGCTGGGGTTGCAACTGGCATCACAGCGGGATCGCGAGACAAGTCAATCGCCTCGATCGTCGGCACTGGGGAGCGGACGCGCATCCGGGTACCGGTGACCGTGGTCCAGGGTGCGGTAAAGGTATAGCGCTCAACCCGGAACGCAGAATCGCTATTGGCAGCGAGTGGGGCATAACGCCGGCCACCGAGCGCGGTGAGGATCGGTTTGACCCAATCACCCGAGAGTTTCTCACTTTTGCGGAGCACCTCGGGTTCGCCCACTTTGCCGTCGGGCAGAACCTCGAAGCTGATATCGACCCACTGGTTGTCGACATCGTCGAGCAGGATGCGATTCAGCGTTTCCCCGCCTTGGTCGGGCCGTATTGCGCGTTCCGGAAGTTGGATCTTGGGCGCATACAACAGAACCGGCGTACTGACGGTGCCGACCTGATATTCGGCGACAAGGCGATCGATCGCGCCCGCATCGCCGCTGCGCACCGCAAGCTTTAACTTGAGAAGTTTGGCAGACCGCACAAATGGCGCAAGTGCCGGATCTGAGTTGGCGATCAGCGCGTTGCTCGCGGCGATGGCGGCGGTGAAATTCATATCGTCACGCCGGTCGGAGGCGGCGGCATAGACCATGGCGACGCGCAGCAACGCATACCCTTCGACGCGCGGTTGCTTCAACTCACGCGCGCGCCGCGCAACTTTGCGATAAAGTTCGACCCCGGCCGCCAGGCGACCGGTTTTAGCGTACGCATCTCCCAATTCGACTTGGGCGCCGAGCACGCGCCAATCATCCGCCGGGAGCCCCGACTTGAGCGCGCTGATAACATCGAGCGCCCCACCGAAATAGGCATCCTGCTCGCCAAGATGGGCGGAGACGCGCGAGTTGGCGCGCAGCAGATCGGACACCGGGACCGGATAGGCGTTGGCGAAGCGCTTGTTGCGCCCGATCGATTTAAGCATCGTCGCGCGCGCATTCTTGTAATCACCCGCAACGAACTGCGTTTCGGCCACCGCCAGAGTCGCGTCGACATCCTTGTCGGGGGGGCAATGCTGCGCGATGCACGCCGCCAGCGCGGCCTTCGCATCCTTGAGCGACATCCCGATTACGACGATGTCGGGGCCGGTTGCCGCGGGTTCGGGTGCCTTTTGCTGAGCGAACGCCGGCGTCGCCGCCAGCGTAGCGGCCATAGCAAATGCCTTGAAACGCAGCATGATTCGACTCCCCGGCAAGATCGCCGCCAGGCGATTTTAAGCGTCGATCGCCGCTTCGTCCATCCGCGCCGCATTTTCCTGGATGAACGCAAAGCGATGCGCCGGATTGGTGCCCATCAGCCGGTCGACCAGATCCTTCACGACCGCGCGCTCCTCATATTCCTGCGGCAGCGTGATGCGCAGCATCGCGCGCGTCTTGGGGTCCATCGTCGTCTCGCGCAGCTGCATCGGGTTCATCTCGCCCAGTCCCTTGAACCGCCCGATCTCGATCTTCTTGCCCTTGAACTCGGTCGCTTCGAGCCGGGCGCGATGCGCGTCGTCCATGGCATAGGCGCTCTTGGTGCCAGAGGTCAGGCGATAGAGCGGCGGTTGCGCCAAGTAGACATGGCCCGCGCGGACGATCTCGGGCATTTCCTGAAAGAAGAAGGTCATCAGCAGCGTCGCGATGTGCGCGCCGTCGACATCGGCGTCGGTCATGATGACGACGCGCTGGTAGCGCAGGTTTTCCGACCGGCAGTCCTTGCGCGTGCCGCAGCCGAGCGCCTGGATCAAATCGGCGATTTCGGAATTGGCGGAGATTTTGGCCATCGTGGCGGAGGCGACGTTGAGGATCTTGCCGCGGATCGGCAGGATCGCCTGCGTCTTGCGGTCGCGTGCTTGCTTGGCCGAACCGCCGGCCGAATCGCCCTCGACGATGAAGATCTCGGTGCCCTCGGGGCCGG
Above is a genomic segment from Sphingomonas sp. HMP6 containing:
- a CDS encoding LysR family transcriptional regulator; translation: MKRTHLPLNGLRVLDAAARHLSFTRAADELAVTPAAVGQQIRALEDTLGVVLFRRTTKGLELTPEGESGLAALRQGFWQFEEAVRAMQAGQTSKSLTIAAPRDLTEKWLMPRLAEIARGDGELRFVLISADETIDFTEANLDLAIRWGDGPGEHEGEALESAGMITVERPGGGVDTRISWPGCLNDEAVSLVRVGDAGLALDAAAEGLGRATVPELLAASDLASGRVVAVGEAKPYRLGYWLVAPLPQWRQKKVKALVAALTA
- the apaG gene encoding Co2+/Mg2+ efflux protein ApaG, whose protein sequence is MKALFPYAAETRGVIVRVSVSFLPEQSEPDRGRWFWAYHIRIENAGAMAVQLLTRHWVITDGRGARHSVEGEGVIGEQPLIAPGDSFDYVSGCPLSTPSGAMLGSYHMMGDDGAGFDVEIPRFALLAPAVGA
- a CDS encoding GNAT family N-acetyltransferase, which gives rise to MTPPLESARLTMRAQRADDAEALHEAFGDEATMRWWSSAPHATLDETRTYLSTRTDQPGQRGWVMTVKGTDRAIGTVWAGERRAGVSEIGYMLVPGAARQGYAREGVSRLLDLLFSEEGHRRVFADTDPDNASSNALLTRLGFTLEGRLRAEWETHIGVRDTLLWGLLAEEWTSR